In the genome of Colletes latitarsis isolate SP2378_abdomen chromosome 9, iyColLati1, whole genome shotgun sequence, one region contains:
- the LOC143345814 gene encoding putative phospholipid-transporting ATPase IIB isoform X2 — METQSNVIRLSKEDIPLISRPRNDNSWTRCCTWMWRRCCRKRELRARVIHIGQPMHEKFPTNVIRNQKYNVVTFLPLVLFQQFKFFLNLYFLLMAISQFIPDIRIGYLYTYWGPLCFVLTVTICREAIDDFRRYKRDKEVNAQKYYRLVKGFDTPELVPSSKLRVGDLVIVEKGQRVPADLVLLRTTEKSGACFVRTDQLDGETDWKLRLAVPATQKLESNSQLFDIKASLYVEKPQKDIHSFIGTFTRYDGYSSEESLGVDNTLWANTAVASGSALGIVVYTGQETRSLMNHSAPRSKVGLLDQEINQLTKVLFCAVIGLALVMMSLKGFNGPWYRYMFRFVLLFSYIIPISLRVNLDMGKAFYAWCIQRDKEIAGTVVRTTTIPEELGRISYLLSDKTGTLTQNKMVFKKLHLGMISYGQETFDEVMNVLKTCYSVNSKTSPVKPAASLHSGKVRRSESTRIYDAVHALALCHNVTPVYDEINKSSNLDTVSVQTGETEDSGSIQSQTEADQHYYLPEQKRNYQASSPDEVALVKWTEEMGLALVKRDLNIMQLKAPSGKILNYAILQIFPFTSETKRMGIIVKEESSSEIVFYLKGADVVMSGIVQYNDWLEEVCGNMAREGLRTLVVAKKNLTEEQYLDFEARYNAARMSVSDRVSRVAAVVESLEREMELLCVTGVEDRLQDRVRPTLEVLRNAGIKIWMLTGDKLETATCIAKSSRLVSRTQGLYVFKSVVTRTDAHLELNTFRKKQDCALVISGDSLEVCLQCYEQEFLELACGSPAVVCCRCSPTQKAEVVSLIQRHTGKKTAAVGDGGNDVSMIQAADAGIGLEGLEGRQASLAADFSISQFSHLANLLLVHGRRSYKRSAALSQFVIHRGLIISTMQAVFSAVFYLSSVSLYQGFLMVGYGTIYTMFPVFSLVLDKDVSGKIALTYPELYKELSKGRSLSYKTFFMWILISIYQGGVIMYGALIMFEDEFIHIVAISFTALVLTELIMVALTIRTWHHIMILAEIFSLALYLLSLVVLKDYFDAEFIKTTDFLWKVLLITLISCMPLYILKFLRKKFSPPSYTKLS, encoded by the exons ATGGAGACGCAAAGCAATGTTATAAGGCTATCGAAAGAAGATATCCCGTTAATATCTAGGCCGCGTAATGACAACTCGTGGACAAG GTGTTGTACGTGGATGTGGAGAAGATGTTGCAGAAAACGCGAATTAAGAGCCAGAGTGATTCATATCGGTCAACCGATGCACGAAAAGTTTCCCACTAATGTTATACGAAATCAAAAGTACAATGTTGTCACTTTTCTGCCCTTG GTTCTCTTTCaacaatttaaatttttcctgaatttatattttttacttaTGGCAATATCTCAGTTCATACCAGACATACGAATAGGATACTTGTACACATATTGGGGACCATTATGTTTTGTGTTAACTGTTACAATTTGCCGAGAAGCCATTGACGACTTCAGACGGTATAAAAGAGACAAAGAAGTTAATGCCCAGAAATATTACAGACTGGTAAAAGGTTTTGATACACCAGAATTAGTACCAAGCTCAAAGTTGCGAGTAGGTGATCTG GTAATAGTAGAAAAGGGTCAGAGAGTACCAGCTGATTTGGTTTTATTACGTACAACGGAAAAATCCGGAGCGTGTTTTGTGAGAACCGATCAATTGGATGGTGAAACAGATTGGAAGTTACGGCTGGCTGTACCAGCTACCCAAAAATTGGAATCTAATTCTCAATTGTTTGATATAAAAGCAAGTTTATACGTTGAGAAACCACAGAAAGATATACACAGCTTTATTGGTACATTCACGAGA TACGATGGATACAGCAGCGAGGAAAGCTTAGGTGTAGACAACACATTATGGGCAAATACAGCTGTAGCATCAGGTTCCGCTCTTGGTATCGTTGTATATACAGGGCAGGAAACTAGATCTCTCATGAATCATTCTGCTCCACGATCAAAAGTCGGCTTATTAGATCAAGAAATAAATCAGTTGACGAAG GTCTTGTTTTGTGCTGTGATCGGCCTTGCGTTGGTAATGATGTCTTTGAAAGGATTTAATGGACCGTGGTACCGTTATATGTTCCGTttcgttttattattttcatatatAATTCCGATCAGCTTAAGAGTAAACTTAGATATGGGAAAAGCATTTTACGCATGGTGCATACAGAGAGATAAAGAAATTGCTGGAACAGTCGTGAGAACGACTACTATTCCGGAAGAACTTGGCCGTATCTCGTATTTGTTAAGCGACAAAACTGGCACGTTAACTCAGAACAAAATGGTTTTCAAAAAGCTACACTTGGGCATGATATCTTACGGTCAAGAAACATTTGACGAAGTTATGAACGTGCTGAAAACATGTTACTCTGTCAATTCCAAAACTTCACCGGTGAAACCAGCGGCATCCTTACATAGTGGAAAAGTAAGAAGATCTGAAAGTACTAGAATATACGATGCCGTGCATGCTTTGGCGTTGTGTCACAATGTAACGCCGGTTTACGACGAAATAAATAAATCCTCCAACTTGGACACGGTTAGTGTGCAAACAGGGGAAACAGAAGATTCTGGTTCTATTCAAAG TCAAACGGAAGCGGATCAGCATTATTATTTGCCAGAGCAAAAACGCAATTATCAAGCTTCTAGCCCAGACGAGGTAGCATTGGTTAAATGGACGGAAGAAATGGGATTAGCTTTAGTGAAGCGCGACCTGAATATTATGCAGTTGAAAGCACCAAGTGGCAAAATTTTAAACTATGCGATTCTACAAATATTTCCGTTCACATCAGAGACCAAAAGAATGGGAATAATAGTGAAAGAGGAATCTAGTTCGGAAATAGTATTTTATCTGAAAGGAGCGGATGTAGTTATGTCCGGAATAGTACAGTACAACGATTGGCTGGAAGAAGTCTGCGGTAACATGGCTCGAGAAGGTCTAAGAACGCTGGTTGTTGCAAAAAAGAATTTGACGGAAGAACAGTATCTCGATTTTGAAGCAAG ATATAATGCAGCGAGAATGAGCGTCAGTGATCGTGTTTCAAGAGTCGCCGCGGTTGTCGAAAGTTTAGAAAGGGAGATGGAATTACTGTGTGTAACCGGCGTTGAAGATAGATTACAGGATAGAGTAAGACCAACATTGGAAGTGCTAAGGAACGCTGGGATTAAA ATTTGGATGCTGACCGGGGATAAATTGGAAACTGCAACGTGTATAGCAAAATCTTCGCGATTAGTTTCACGAACGCAGGGTCTTTACGTTTTTAAATCTGTCGTAACGCGCACGGATGCTCATTTGGAATTAAATACATTTCGTAAAAAGCAAGACTGTGCCTTAGTTATCAGCGGAGATTCTCTAGAGGTGTGTTTGCAATGCTACGAACAAGAATTCTTAGAACTAGCATGCGGTTCGCCCGCCGTTGTTTGTTGTCGATGTTCTCCTACGCAAAAAGCCGAAGTTGTCAGTCTTATCCAGAGACACACAGGTAAAAAAACCGCGGCTGTCGGAGACGGTGGAAACGATGTATCTATGATACAGGCAGCGGATGCTG GGATAGGTCTTGAAGGTCTTGAAGGTAGACAGGCCTCTTTGGCCGCAGATTTTTCCATCTCCCAATTTAGCCATCTGGCTAATCTCTTATTGGTTCACGGACGAAGGAGTTACAAACGGTCTGCTGCTTTAAGTCAATTCGTTATTCATCGTGGTTTAATTATTTCGACTATGCAAGCTGTATTTTCTGCAGTCTTTTATTTATCGTCAGTATCCTTATATCAGGGATTTTTAATGGTGGG ATATGGAACGATATATACGATGTTTCCAGTATTTTCTTTGGTGTTAGACAAAGATGTATCCGGGAAAATTGCGCTCACTTATCCAGAGCTATATAAAGAACTTAGTAAAGGTCGATCGTTATCTTACAAGACATTTTTCATGTGGATTTTAATAAGCATATATCAAG GCGGAGTTATAATGTACGGCGCGCTTATAATGTTTGAAGATGAATTCATTCACATAGTAGCCATTAGTTTCACAGCGCTCGTTCTGACGGAATTAATTATGGTAGCTTTAACGATCAGAACATGGCACCATATTATGATACTTGCAGAGATTTTCTCCTTGGCTCTTTATTTGTTATCTCTAGTCGTTCTTAAAGACTACTTTG ATGCCGAGTTCATCAAAACTACAGACTTCTTGTGGAAAGTATTGCTGATAACTTTAATTTCCTGCATGCCATTATATATCTTGAAATTCCTACGGAAAAAATTCTCACCTCCAAGTTACACCAAATTATCCTAA
- the LOC143345814 gene encoding putative phospholipid-transporting ATPase IIB isoform X1, whose protein sequence is MRLEEMPLRLSSDERDFEMDEETDYLLQPSEDSIRLLTSRRRRINDCSIFLRNFLCGCCTWMWRRCCRKRELRARVIHIGQPMHEKFPTNVIRNQKYNVVTFLPLVLFQQFKFFLNLYFLLMAISQFIPDIRIGYLYTYWGPLCFVLTVTICREAIDDFRRYKRDKEVNAQKYYRLVKGFDTPELVPSSKLRVGDLVIVEKGQRVPADLVLLRTTEKSGACFVRTDQLDGETDWKLRLAVPATQKLESNSQLFDIKASLYVEKPQKDIHSFIGTFTRYDGYSSEESLGVDNTLWANTAVASGSALGIVVYTGQETRSLMNHSAPRSKVGLLDQEINQLTKVLFCAVIGLALVMMSLKGFNGPWYRYMFRFVLLFSYIIPISLRVNLDMGKAFYAWCIQRDKEIAGTVVRTTTIPEELGRISYLLSDKTGTLTQNKMVFKKLHLGMISYGQETFDEVMNVLKTCYSVNSKTSPVKPAASLHSGKVRRSESTRIYDAVHALALCHNVTPVYDEINKSSNLDTVSVQTGETEDSGSIQSQTEADQHYYLPEQKRNYQASSPDEVALVKWTEEMGLALVKRDLNIMQLKAPSGKILNYAILQIFPFTSETKRMGIIVKEESSSEIVFYLKGADVVMSGIVQYNDWLEEVCGNMAREGLRTLVVAKKNLTEEQYLDFEARYNAARMSVSDRVSRVAAVVESLEREMELLCVTGVEDRLQDRVRPTLEVLRNAGIKIWMLTGDKLETATCIAKSSRLVSRTQGLYVFKSVVTRTDAHLELNTFRKKQDCALVISGDSLEVCLQCYEQEFLELACGSPAVVCCRCSPTQKAEVVSLIQRHTGKKTAAVGDGGNDVSMIQAADAGIGLEGLEGRQASLAADFSISQFSHLANLLLVHGRRSYKRSAALSQFVIHRGLIISTMQAVFSAVFYLSSVSLYQGFLMVGYGTIYTMFPVFSLVLDKDVSGKIALTYPELYKELSKGRSLSYKTFFMWILISIYQGGVIMYGALIMFEDEFIHIVAISFTALVLTELIMVALTIRTWHHIMILAEIFSLALYLLSLVVLKDYFDAEFIKTTDFLWKVLLITLISCMPLYILKFLRKKFSPPSYTKLS, encoded by the exons ATGCGGTTAGAAGAGATGCCATTGCGTTTGAGCTCGGACGAGCGGGATTTTGAAATGGACGAGGAAACCGACTATCTTCTTCAACCGTCCGAAGATAGTATACGACTTTTGACATCGAGAAGACGACGAATCAACGATTGTTCCATATTTCTTAGGAATTTTCTTTGTGG GTGTTGTACGTGGATGTGGAGAAGATGTTGCAGAAAACGCGAATTAAGAGCCAGAGTGATTCATATCGGTCAACCGATGCACGAAAAGTTTCCCACTAATGTTATACGAAATCAAAAGTACAATGTTGTCACTTTTCTGCCCTTG GTTCTCTTTCaacaatttaaatttttcctgaatttatattttttacttaTGGCAATATCTCAGTTCATACCAGACATACGAATAGGATACTTGTACACATATTGGGGACCATTATGTTTTGTGTTAACTGTTACAATTTGCCGAGAAGCCATTGACGACTTCAGACGGTATAAAAGAGACAAAGAAGTTAATGCCCAGAAATATTACAGACTGGTAAAAGGTTTTGATACACCAGAATTAGTACCAAGCTCAAAGTTGCGAGTAGGTGATCTG GTAATAGTAGAAAAGGGTCAGAGAGTACCAGCTGATTTGGTTTTATTACGTACAACGGAAAAATCCGGAGCGTGTTTTGTGAGAACCGATCAATTGGATGGTGAAACAGATTGGAAGTTACGGCTGGCTGTACCAGCTACCCAAAAATTGGAATCTAATTCTCAATTGTTTGATATAAAAGCAAGTTTATACGTTGAGAAACCACAGAAAGATATACACAGCTTTATTGGTACATTCACGAGA TACGATGGATACAGCAGCGAGGAAAGCTTAGGTGTAGACAACACATTATGGGCAAATACAGCTGTAGCATCAGGTTCCGCTCTTGGTATCGTTGTATATACAGGGCAGGAAACTAGATCTCTCATGAATCATTCTGCTCCACGATCAAAAGTCGGCTTATTAGATCAAGAAATAAATCAGTTGACGAAG GTCTTGTTTTGTGCTGTGATCGGCCTTGCGTTGGTAATGATGTCTTTGAAAGGATTTAATGGACCGTGGTACCGTTATATGTTCCGTttcgttttattattttcatatatAATTCCGATCAGCTTAAGAGTAAACTTAGATATGGGAAAAGCATTTTACGCATGGTGCATACAGAGAGATAAAGAAATTGCTGGAACAGTCGTGAGAACGACTACTATTCCGGAAGAACTTGGCCGTATCTCGTATTTGTTAAGCGACAAAACTGGCACGTTAACTCAGAACAAAATGGTTTTCAAAAAGCTACACTTGGGCATGATATCTTACGGTCAAGAAACATTTGACGAAGTTATGAACGTGCTGAAAACATGTTACTCTGTCAATTCCAAAACTTCACCGGTGAAACCAGCGGCATCCTTACATAGTGGAAAAGTAAGAAGATCTGAAAGTACTAGAATATACGATGCCGTGCATGCTTTGGCGTTGTGTCACAATGTAACGCCGGTTTACGACGAAATAAATAAATCCTCCAACTTGGACACGGTTAGTGTGCAAACAGGGGAAACAGAAGATTCTGGTTCTATTCAAAG TCAAACGGAAGCGGATCAGCATTATTATTTGCCAGAGCAAAAACGCAATTATCAAGCTTCTAGCCCAGACGAGGTAGCATTGGTTAAATGGACGGAAGAAATGGGATTAGCTTTAGTGAAGCGCGACCTGAATATTATGCAGTTGAAAGCACCAAGTGGCAAAATTTTAAACTATGCGATTCTACAAATATTTCCGTTCACATCAGAGACCAAAAGAATGGGAATAATAGTGAAAGAGGAATCTAGTTCGGAAATAGTATTTTATCTGAAAGGAGCGGATGTAGTTATGTCCGGAATAGTACAGTACAACGATTGGCTGGAAGAAGTCTGCGGTAACATGGCTCGAGAAGGTCTAAGAACGCTGGTTGTTGCAAAAAAGAATTTGACGGAAGAACAGTATCTCGATTTTGAAGCAAG ATATAATGCAGCGAGAATGAGCGTCAGTGATCGTGTTTCAAGAGTCGCCGCGGTTGTCGAAAGTTTAGAAAGGGAGATGGAATTACTGTGTGTAACCGGCGTTGAAGATAGATTACAGGATAGAGTAAGACCAACATTGGAAGTGCTAAGGAACGCTGGGATTAAA ATTTGGATGCTGACCGGGGATAAATTGGAAACTGCAACGTGTATAGCAAAATCTTCGCGATTAGTTTCACGAACGCAGGGTCTTTACGTTTTTAAATCTGTCGTAACGCGCACGGATGCTCATTTGGAATTAAATACATTTCGTAAAAAGCAAGACTGTGCCTTAGTTATCAGCGGAGATTCTCTAGAGGTGTGTTTGCAATGCTACGAACAAGAATTCTTAGAACTAGCATGCGGTTCGCCCGCCGTTGTTTGTTGTCGATGTTCTCCTACGCAAAAAGCCGAAGTTGTCAGTCTTATCCAGAGACACACAGGTAAAAAAACCGCGGCTGTCGGAGACGGTGGAAACGATGTATCTATGATACAGGCAGCGGATGCTG GGATAGGTCTTGAAGGTCTTGAAGGTAGACAGGCCTCTTTGGCCGCAGATTTTTCCATCTCCCAATTTAGCCATCTGGCTAATCTCTTATTGGTTCACGGACGAAGGAGTTACAAACGGTCTGCTGCTTTAAGTCAATTCGTTATTCATCGTGGTTTAATTATTTCGACTATGCAAGCTGTATTTTCTGCAGTCTTTTATTTATCGTCAGTATCCTTATATCAGGGATTTTTAATGGTGGG ATATGGAACGATATATACGATGTTTCCAGTATTTTCTTTGGTGTTAGACAAAGATGTATCCGGGAAAATTGCGCTCACTTATCCAGAGCTATATAAAGAACTTAGTAAAGGTCGATCGTTATCTTACAAGACATTTTTCATGTGGATTTTAATAAGCATATATCAAG GCGGAGTTATAATGTACGGCGCGCTTATAATGTTTGAAGATGAATTCATTCACATAGTAGCCATTAGTTTCACAGCGCTCGTTCTGACGGAATTAATTATGGTAGCTTTAACGATCAGAACATGGCACCATATTATGATACTTGCAGAGATTTTCTCCTTGGCTCTTTATTTGTTATCTCTAGTCGTTCTTAAAGACTACTTTG ATGCCGAGTTCATCAAAACTACAGACTTCTTGTGGAAAGTATTGCTGATAACTTTAATTTCCTGCATGCCATTATATATCTTGAAATTCCTACGGAAAAAATTCTCACCTCCAAGTTACACCAAATTATCCTAA
- the LOC143345820 gene encoding dynein axonemal assembly factor 19: protein MEMSKLRSPIDYKNLELELVEALKADELYRLQNDAKIRAVEQNVPTYEDFRQMVNAAHLKPLQRMDVRSKVKGFWNPLVNKNNSNTKKTLEFKDKRFDESKSSNVPSDELPNTYEEFIRVWKTIDGYEAKFNYLRDLREMLREKIFRTEIPSVLFIELINVCLDRTVALADDIDPVVDILTVFSQCNRFCLTVCFMGENERATSTRLFHNLLARAECRDERLKNAIKSLGLTYGIVLE from the exons ATGGAAATGAGTAAATTAAGATCGCCGATCGATTATAAAAATTTGGAGCTAGAGCTTGTAGAGGCTCTTAAAGCTGACGAGTTGTACAGATTGCAAAATGACGCGAAAATCAGAGCGGTGGAGCAGAATGTTCCTACGTACGAAGACTTTAGACAAATG GTAAATGCCGCGCACCTAAAGCCTTTGCAACGTATGGACGTTCGATCCAAAGTAAAGGGATTTTGGAATCCTCTCGTTAATAAGAATAACTCGAATACGAAAAAAACACTCGAGTTTAAAGACAAACGGTTCGACGAGAGCAAAAGTAGCAACGTCCCGAGTGACGAATTGCCTAACACGTACGAAGAATTTATTCGAGTTTGGAAAACGATCGACGGATACGAAGCCAAATTTAATTATCTCAGAGACTTAAG AGAAATGTTACGGGAGAAAATTTTTCGTACTGAAATTCCTTCGGTGTTATTTATCGAACTAATAAACGTATGCCTCGATCGAACTGTTGCGCTTGCGGACGACATCGATCCCGTCGTTGATATTCTAACTGTTTTTAGCCAGTGCAACAGATTTTGCTTGACAGTGTGTTTTATGGGAGAAAACGAAAGAGCCACGAGCACACGACTATTCCACAATTTGCTTGCCAGAGCAGAATGTCGGGACGAACGTCTCAAGAACGCAATAAAGTCGTTGGGATTAACTTACGGAATCGTACTCGAATAG
- the Nan gene encoding transient receptor potential cation channel subfamily V member nanchung, which yields MGNTESNVASGVKKQTDAGSILLYKLIDLKGGGLLVDMMKRATQTKQYAELDHALRTKVEPYLYNKGKGKWIPIEKLVLLRNKDRPKHKMLPPLKAMENPTDYDIDKDMGDEEVDETSIDTSKYRLVCWSLSQRGAVGETILHLCMLHATAIHIDLAKRLLRFYPKLINDIYISDEYYGENALHIAIVNEDPSLVKFLLDSGADVHERCVGNFMCPEDQKASRVDSVDHEWVCVAPETNYNGYVYWGEYPLSFAACLGQEECYRLMLARGADPDKQDTNGNTVLHMLVIYEKMASFDMAYEVGASLSLRNAQHLTPLTLSAKLARIDMFFHILNIEREIYWQIGSITCAAYPLSQIDTIDVTTGNISHNSALNLVVFGEKDEHLELMDGILIDLLNAKWNTFVKSRFYRQFFLFCFYFVLSLISFTLRPGPSPIASGETTNTTDVPIGSSTPSPDLPSNSTFEISKNYLNSNLSELIERAFTASLIANLKSSLNVTPTYFEKLKHDILADITSTLRNVWSTDVNGNELVNNSYEMPSGTSEHVYPSKNDTTTDYLRVTINKSLLVAKNLLLDDVALPGDNDKNNWWSDLTEECRLMQLATFSGKIRLTAEMLMEVAALLYIIAALREARFLGLNMFIENLMTAPSRVMFLFSCCILLTFPFLRLSCADEVEDMLAVVVMLTTAPYFLFFCRGFKTVGPFVVMIYRMIMGDLIRFVSIYSVFVMGFSQAYYIIFLSFDNPNTPEGVDDSISNPMPSPMESVMAMFLMSMTNFGDYYGAFERTQHEMEGKFLFVLYMAIVAILLVNMLIAMMGNTYQKIAETRNEWQRQWARIVLVVERGVSPKERLKKLMDYSQPMSDGRRALVLRLNQSEEDKEEMKEILEMKRTHDKLYKKRQAKLAKGKVVASEDNVIL from the exons ATGGGAAATACAGAGAGCAACGTAGCGAGCGGAGTGAAAAAACAGACGGATGCCGGATCTATCTTGCTGTATAAATTGATCGACTTGAAAG GAGGTGGTCTATTGGTAGACATGATGAAAAGAGCCACGCAGACCAAACAATATGCCGAACTGGATCACGCTCTGAGAACAAAAGTAGAACCGTATTTGTACAACAAAGGAAAAGGTAAATGGATTCCAATCGAGAAGCTGGTTTTGCTGCGGAACAAAGATCGACCGAAACATAAAATG CTACCGCCGTTAAAGGCTATGGAGAATCCAACCGATTACGACATAGACAAGGACATGGGCGACGAGGAAGTCGACGAGACGAGTATAG ATACGAGCAAATACAGATTAGTCTGCTGGAGTTTGAGTCAAAGAGGCGCGGTCGGTGAAACGATTCTACATTTGTGCATGTTACACGCGACTGCTATCCACATCGACCTGGCAAAACGTTTATTGCGCTTTTATCCGAAGCTCATCAACGATATCTACATCAGCGACGAATACTATG GCGAAAATGCATTGCATATCGCGATAGTAAACGAAGATCCATCGTTGGTAAAGTTCTTACTCGACAGTGGCGCGGACGTTCACGAGAGATGCGTGGGGAACTTTATGTGCCCAGAGGATCAGAAAGCATCGAGGGTGGACAGCGTAGATCACGAATGGGTATGCGTAGCGCCGGAAACGAATTACAATGG GTACGTCTATTGGGGCGAATATCCTTTGAGTTTCGCGGCGTGTTTGGGCCAGGAGGAATGTTACAGACTGATGCTAGCGAGGGGCGCAGACCCTGATAAACAAGACACAAACGGCAACACAGTTTTGCACATGTTGGTGATCTACGAAAAGATG GCTTCGTTCGACATGGCGTACGAAGTTGGCGCGTCGCTGTCGCTGAGGAACGCCCAGCATCTAACACCTTTGACGTTATCGGCAAAATTAGCCCGGATCGATATGTTCTTCCACATCCTGAACATCGAGAGGGAAATTTACTGGCAGATAGGGAGCATCACTTGCGCGGCGTACCCCCTCTCGCAAATCGACACCATCGACGTCACCACGGGAAACATCAGTCACAATTCAGCTCTGAACCTGGTGGTTTTCGGC GAGAAGGACGAACACTTGGAGCTGATGGACGGCATCCTGATCGACCTGTTGAACGCAAAATGGAACACCTTCGTCAAATCTCGATTTTACCGTCAATTCTTCCTTTTCTGTTTCTACTTCGTCCTGTCGTTGATCAGTTTCACCCTTCGTCCGGGGCCCTCGCCAATTGCATCCGGCGAGACTACGAATACAACTGACGTGCCCATCGGGTCGTCGACACCCAGTCCAGATCTTCCTTCGAACTCTACCTTCGAAATCTCGAAAAATTATCTAAATTCCAACCTTTCCGAACTGATCGAGAGGGCCTTTACCGCCAGCTTGATCGCGAATCTTAAATCCTCCTTAAACGTAACACCGACCTACTTCGAGAAGCTGAAGCACGACATTCTGGCAGATATAACGTCCACGTTGAGGAACGTTTGGTCGACGGACGTGAACGGGAACGAACTTGTTAACAACTCCTACGAAATGCCTTCTGGTACGAGCGAACACGTGTACCCAAGTAAAAACGATACAACTACGGATTATCTTAGAGTCACGATCAACAAGAGCCTACTCGTCGCGAAGAACTTACTGCTCGATGATGTCGCGTTGCCCGGTGACAACGACAAGAATAACTG GTGGAGCGACCTCACCGAGGAGTGCAGACTGATGCAGCTGGCTACGTTCTCGGGAAAGATTCGCCTAACGGCAGAAATGCTGATGGAAGTCGCGGCTCTGCTCTACATTATTGCAGCGCTGCGGGAGGCCCGGTTTCTGGGTCTTAATATGTTCATTGAGAATCTG ATGACCGCCCCGTCGCGGGTTATGTTCCTCTTCTCCTGTTGCATATTATTAACCTTTCCGTTCCTGCGACTGTCTTGCGCGGACGAAGTCGAGGACATGTTGGCCGTCGTCGTGATGTTAACCACTGCGCCCTATTTCCTGTTTTTCTGCAGAGGTTTCAAGACGGTTGGTCCTTTCGTCGTGATGATCTACAGAATGATCATGGGGGATCTCATCCGTTTCGTTTCCATCTATTCGGTGTTCGTGATGGGATTTTCTCAGG CCTATTACATTATATTTCTATCTTTCGACAATCCCAATACACCGGAAGGAGTTGACGATTCGATAAGCAATCCGATGCCATCGCCGATGGAGAGCGTGATGGCAATGTTTTTAATGAGCATGACGAATTTCGGAGATTACTATGGTGCGTTCGAACGAACACAACATGAGATGGAAGGCAAG TTCCTGTTCGTTCTGTACATGGCGATCGTTGCGATTTTGCTTGTAAACATGTTGATCGCTATGATGGGGAACACGTATCAGAAAATCGCTGAAACCAGGAACGAATGGCAGAGACAA TGGGCACGCATAGTGTTAGTAGTAGAAAGAGGAGTAAGTCCAAAGGAAAGGCTGAAGAAGCTAATGGATTACTCGCAGCCGATGTCCGACGGTCGCAGAGCATTGGTACTTCGTTTAAATCAATCG GAAGAGGATAAAGAAGAAATGAAAGAAATTTTGGAAATGAAGAGGACACACGATAAATTGTACAAGAAAAGGCAGGCCAAACTGGCAAAGGGAAAGGTCGTCGCGTCTGAAGATAatgttattttgtaa